The proteins below come from a single Pseudomonas chlororaphis genomic window:
- a CDS encoding GNAT family acetyltransferase yields the protein MNKIHVRVADWQKDNAEIRRIREAVFIAEQSVPPELEWDADDQGAVHFLAFEGDFPIGTARLLTDGHVGRVSVLKDWRGLKVGDALMHAVIAEAEKRGLKQQKLSAQVHATPFYERLGFAVVSEEFLEAGIPHVDMVRGSA from the coding sequence ATGAATAAAATTCACGTTCGTGTCGCAGACTGGCAAAAGGATAACGCCGAGATCCGGCGCATTCGTGAAGCGGTGTTCATTGCCGAGCAATCCGTCCCACCCGAGCTGGAATGGGATGCCGACGACCAGGGCGCCGTGCACTTCCTCGCCTTCGAAGGCGATTTCCCCATCGGCACCGCGCGCCTGCTGACCGACGGCCATGTCGGGCGCGTCTCGGTGCTCAAGGACTGGCGCGGCCTGAAGGTCGGCGACGCCCTGATGCACGCGGTGATCGCGGAGGCCGAGAAGCGCGGCCTCAAGCAACAGAAACTCAGCGCCCAGGTGCACGCCACGCCGTTCTATGAGCGACTGGGCTTCGCCGTGGTCAGCGAGGAGTTCCTGGAAGCCGGGATTCCTCATGTGGATATGGTGCGCGGTAGCGCCTGA